The DNA window TCTGGGTGACAAGGCAGTATTAGGGCattggttggacttgatgatcccaaaggtcttttccagcctattTGATTCTGTCATTTTGTGATGATTGGGACATTCtggggccattgtgacactgcagggcctcGTGGAACTAAGGGAACCATGGTGACACCGTGCAGCCCCACAGAACCAGGGGTCCATTGTGGTGCTGTGGGGCCAAATGGAACCAGGGAGTGCACGGTGACACTCTGGGTCCTGGTGGAACCACagaggccattgtgacactgcacGGCCTTGTGTAACCAAGGGGTTTCACCATTTTGACACTGCAAAACCAAGGAGACCATTGGGAGACTGCAGGGCCCAGTGGAACCAAGGGGCCGTTCTGACACTGTggggcctcatggaaccaaggggacATTGTGACACTGGGGGATCCTGTGTAACCAAGGGAACACTGTGACACGATGGGGCCTCAAGGGATCTGGAAGAACGTTGTGACACTGTGTGGCCTTGTGGAAACAAGGAGTCCATTGTGACACAGAGGGGACTTGTGGAACCACAGAGACCATGGTGACAGTGTGGGACCTCATGTAACCACAGGGCCATTGTGACACCCTGGGGCCCCAAGGAACTgaggtgacaccaagctgggtgtgAGTGTTGATCTGTAGGAGCATAGGAGGGGTCTGTacagggacctggacaggctggatccagggcCCAAATCCAACAAGGTGAGGTTTAACAAGTCCAAGTGCCGcgtcctgcactttggccacaacaacccctgcagcactacaggctggggacagagtggctggagagcagccaggcagaaagggacctgcaggaactgatggacagcaggctggacatgagccagcagtgtgcccaggtgggcaagaaggccaatggctcctggcctggctcaggaatggtgtggccagaAAGACCAGATCTGCCGTGCCAGCACTGacctgcccccagctctgcacacagacattgctaCTGCAGTCCTAGAGAAGGGAACACAAGGGGATCATTTCAGAAGGCTTTGCTGGGAGATCCTTTAGTTCATTTAAAACCACTGAGATCACAGCCCCCAATGACACAgtctgtggctgcagagaaaGTGGAGAGAAACACAATGAGAAATGTCAAAACCAATGGCTTTACTTTGTGGACaatattaaaaaactaaaacaggggaaaaaaggacaaacaCACAACCAAATCCAAAAGAACTATAAAAGATGACTTTTATTACAAGTGATTGGCAGAAATTGGCCAGCAGTTTAATGTTCCTGAAAGCATCCAGTCATCagtctccacactgcagccttgagctcctggttcctcaggctgtagatgagggggttcagggctggaggcaccaccgagtacagaactgacagggacagatccagggatggggaggacatggaggggggcTTCAGGTAGGCAAACATGACAGTGCTGACAAacagggagagcacagccaggtgagggaggcaggtggaaaaggctttgtgccgtccctgctcagaggggatcctcagcacagccctgaagatctgcacataggagaaaacaatgaacacaaaacagcCAAATAGCAAGCAGGCACTGACAGCAATTAGCCCAAGTTCTCTGAGGTAGGATTTgaagcaggagagcttgagaatctgtgggatttcacagaagaactggcccagggcattgccatggcacaggggcagggaaaatgtattggccATGTGCAGCAGTGAATAgagaaaggcactggcccaggcagctgctgccatgtgggcacaagctctgctgcccaggagggtcccatagtgcaggggtttgcagatggacacgTAGCGGTCGTAGCACATGATGGTCAGGAGGAAATACTCTGCCAcaataaagaagagaaagaaaaagagctgagcagcacatcctgtgtaggagatgttcctggtgtcccagagggaattgtgcatggctttgggcacagtggtgcagatggagcccaggtcgctgagggccaggttgagcaggaagaagaacatgggcgtgtgcaggtggtggccgcaggctacggcgctgatgatgaggccgttgcccaggagggcagccagggagatgcccagcaagaggcagaagtgcaggagctgcagctgccgcgtgtctgccaatgccagcaggaggaagtgcctgatggagctgctgttggacatttgctggggctgcacatggGGACCTGTTCATGGAGAAAGGACAGTGACAAGTCAggagaggctgctctgagccaaaCCTGGGCCATTCCCTGCAGACTGTCCCGCTGGGACTCACCCAGCCttgttcctgctctgggcaAACCTTCACCCAGGTCcctgcctgagctccagctgtgctggctgagtgtgccaggagcagccaggcctgtGCATGGGGGCTCTCgaggagccatccctgccccactgccctggATTTGTGGCCATGTGTCAGAGGGACAAGGCTGGATATTCAGGATTTGTCAGGGGAATCACTCCAAATGCAGAAAGGCTTGGTACCATCTGCACTCTCAGTTCTAAAGGAAATCAATGGCAGGAATTTATTTTAGGAATTATTTTCCTACCCACACATCATTGCTGGCTCTCTGAGGTCAGAAATccccagcatttctgctgcactcAGAGTTTGCCACTGAGAGATGGGAGAGGCAAAGGATTCCCTGTGGCTCAGGGAAGGTgaggggctggatgggcttgttcccagctgccctggctttgCACCTTTGGCTGCAATCAGAGCACAATCACGCTCCTGGGTCACCCTGGGATAAACCagaccctgcccagagcagagggatccCTGAGTGTCTCACCCTCTCTAAAGGTTCTAAACTCagaatgttctgtgattctgggattacAATTCCTGTTCTGCTTCTCTCATCCCCCTGTTGTCTATAAcccaaagaggaaaaaaaacccttgcaaCAGTGTTAGAATAGTAAAAACCAGACCTTTCTTGGGAGCTTCCAGGTGTTccagtggggatggggcacacTCGGGCCCTGATTTCAACAATTTATTAAGGTTGattaataaagatatttaaaaggaaCCTCCAATAGGGGATTCAGTTGCCCCAGTTGCACACCCCTGGCTCAACCCTTTGGAACAGGTCTAAAGTCTTCTTTGCCAAAAATTTTTGTTATGACTGCTCACAttctagtgaaaaaaaaaaatattcttgtagGTCCTCTTCCTGATAATAAGACAATACAGTATTTCAGGAATGTATTCAGACAGTCAGCTTATTGTTCCAGGAGGAAGGTTAGGAAATGTACTCGAGTTAATTAAGGATTATAgttatagaaatatataataGTAATTTAATAGCATTAATTAAGAGTTTATTAGGGTTAAGTAAGGATTATAGATTTATTACCATATATAAGAAATTAGAGAGctacaaatacatgaaaaatgtataaaaagcaaaaatctttttgtCATCATCCTAATCTTCCCATCCTTCTCCAAGTAGGAAACTGAAATCACTCTCAGGAAAGCTCCTGATCTTTCCAGCAATCCCAGGCTTACCTTCTTTGGGAAGTGCCCTccggagctgtgcccaggctggtctggagctgggagcagccctgccccagccagcccctctcagcagcagcccctgccctgctcagggcgGCTCCTTCCCCCCAGAGCTTCTCCCCagcgctgggagcagctccccgggccggctgagagctgtccctggcaggcagcagagtccctgccccagcacagcgccctgggctgcaggagcctgctctgcaggacagccctgggcacccctggctgcagccccggctgctcagccctgcagcagagcctggcaacaggagctgccttgggctgtgcctgggctggggcagcagggaaagccagccctgccctggggcacagccctgccctggagcagctctgagagtcCTCCTGAAAGCTCCTAAAAGCTGTGGGatgtgccagctccaggagatccctgcaggaactgcagcttctcttcccacagccagggaatgaCTGTTTCAAACCTGGGATGGTTTCTGCTCTAGTGAGCCCCgagtgagctctgctctgtgctcccagcccaggctgagtttaacccctctgtgcctctgtgctgtgcccgggctggctgcaggcagtgccccagccctgctgggctgtgcacaggagctgctcctggccagagctgtctctctgcagcgctgcccttgccaggagctgcctctgtgccgGGAGCCtctctgcaggtttttcaaaggatttcaggtttggcttttgccttggagtctctgagaggtttgtgcaatcatggcctccaattatctgctgtaattagtccctggagaggctttgtcagtaacaacactcagagggctcattaatgcttcaaggtacttcagttattttaaggtacttggtgtttcccttttgatacagactctgtgagaggtttgtgcaatcatggccccaattatctgctttaacGAGTCCCTTAAGAGCTTTGTACtgacactcagtggggctcattaatgcttTGAGATACTCAAGGTTTTTAAGGTactttggattttcctttccacacTGAGTCTTTGAGAAGGTTTTTGTGCCATCCTGGCCTCCAGTTCTCTCCTCCAAGGAGTCCATGAGGAGCCTGTGTTGGGGATGGACCTCAGTGGGACCCATTCATGCCTTCAGAGACACTTTGGGTGTTTCCTCTGACTTTCACTCCTGGAAAGGTTTGTGCAATCTCCTCTCAGGCCCTGATgttccagggctcagctccaaatGCACCACAGGGCTCATTAGGATCAAGCAAGTCCTGACaaaccatggctctgccttgatttccctctgctctcatGCAGTTCATCAGGAAGGTttctgtagtggttttggttcagCAATTTGAGATTTCTCAAAATCAATGCATCAAGTTTTTCAGCTGGGGTTAATTACTAGTGCACTCAGTAGAATATGAATACTCATTTCTTGCTGTGAGATAGGGTTAGGAGAAAGGCAAAATGGtctcaaaactttaaaagggtatgaagaaaagtttattaataataactaaaagaaagagaaataagaatCAGAACAAAACTTTGAGAACACTTCTCCCtataaccttttctttcttactgacAATGTAAGGAGACAAAACATCAAATGTTTACCACCTGTCACCTTTACCACCTCCAGAATACTCTTTCTTCAGTTCATTAGGAAGAGGTGTCTCTCTTTCATGCTATGGAGACTTCTCCATAAGAAAACAGTTCTCTCATGGCTCTCAATTTCGATAAATAGCAGCTGCCCAGAAAAATCATCAATTGTGAAGTTCCTCCCATTTTTCACAGCCTTCCCCACACCTGTGTTTAAAGGACCATGTCAACTTATGGGGTATTAGTTTAAAGATGAGCTGTTTAAAAGCAAAGGTTCTCTTCATCtatttctgaaattactttCAGCCCTGAGAACAgagattttcttctctccctgagGGCACAGGGTCTCATCACTCTGCTCTCTTTCTCTGTGCAAACTTCTCATGGGATAACAGCTACTTTAACATTTGCTTCCTTTAGCATGGAGGCCTTTGTTAAACAAGTCATCTCCCCATACTTTTCAAAGCATTATAGGGAAAAAAGGGTCTGATGTATCAATTACATCCTTCCCCACAGCTTTACAAGAGGATTTCAGCCCCAAGATCAAGGcatctcctcatccctcccatCTGGGACTCAACTTCCCCTTCACTGACCTCAGTGTCTTCATGTTGCTCCTCTGTGTGCCTGCACTTTGTGCTTTTCTCTCACTCGAGGGAGGATGGAAGCACTGACAGGGTTCATATCTCACCCGGGCCTGCAGATGGTTCCGTGACCCCGGCCGGGCTCGGTGCTTGCGGCGGAGCTGTTTTACGATGGAGGTTTCTGCAGCGGCTgcgctggggctgtgtcaggatGGGCCGcgctggggcagggccaggatctcagcagccaggccagagcacagcagcagcacggccGGGGGCCGATGGcttctcctccccctgcccGGGCTTGCGGCTGAAGCCCAGCGGTGGCAGAATCTTGGCCgagccggcccggcccgggctgctcctggggcccgGCGGATCCTGGCCGGGCCCGGCTGGCGGCgggggcagggctcagcagtgcccagatgTTCCCAACTGCAGCCATGGCCCGCCCGCCTCGGCCCcggcctcccctgccctgcccggcagcCGATGGGGCCTGGCGGGGTCCCTGGCAAGGGGCCCGGCCCCACGGCAGGAGCCGCCCAGCCCGGCCTGGCTGAGACGGGGCCGGGTCAGCCTTGTTACCTCTGTGCCAGCCAGAAGGGAAAGAGACCCTCCCAGGCTTTCTCATCTTTAACATGTGCCTTCACAGAGCCGTGTACAGTTTCCTTAGTGGTTGAACAGATTGTCAATTCTCAAAGCTAATTACTGATTGGCTTTCTGTCAGACACAGAGGAAACTGCTAGCAGCTTCTCTTAGAACATCACTTCTGTGATGCAAAACCACCACaagagcagagagcacagagctcctttGTCCATATGTAGTGCTCATGTCCCCAAGGCCTCAAAACTCCTCCTTGGGAGATCCCTGGGCCCTCTCCAAGgtgttttcaaatgaaaacattcagctCACAGTCTAAGAAAATCACCAGAGGACAGGGCCAGCCTGACTTTATGTCCTGGTTACTTTTGTATGGGAGTATTCCTTGGATATACGcaatttgggaagaaaaattctaattttagCCTTGCTCCCTGGACATGAAAGCCGGTTCTTTTTCATAGGAAGGAAGGAACAGAGCCCCAGTGTTTCAGGGGCAGATGAGAGGTGACCACCAGAAGCCAAggccagccagagctggcaggttttgttttgcaagAACCCCTTGCATAGAGGCAATTTTTTAGGGAGAGTACCAAGTTTGGTAATGGGCATCTGAAAAGACagacagttcttttccatagcaagaagagcacagagccccagtgctccaggagctgaTGAGAGGCAGCCCTTGACATTCCAGCATCAGCCAGACCTGTCAGGTGGCCCCTGGGAGGCCAAGCCAGCCAGACCTGCTCCATGTTCCCTCGGTTCCATGgggccccacagtgtcccaaTGGTCCCTTGCTTCCATGAGGCCCTGAGGTGCCATAATGCCCCCTTGGTGACACGAGGCCCTGAAGGgtcacaatggtctccatgGTTCCATCAGGCCCCACAGAGTCATCATGGTCTCTGGGTTCCATGAAGCCCCACTGTGTCACCatggccccttggttccatgggctccagtggtgccacaatgatccccttggttccatgggctccagtggtgccacaatgatccccttggttccatgggctccagtggtgccacaatgatccccttggttccatgaggtccccacagtgtcccagtGATCTCCATGGGAAGGGCCAGCCAGACCTCCAACTCCCTGGGACCCAGAATTTTGAggtccccacagtgtcccagtGATCCCAGCCACCAGAGGCCAAGGCCAGCCAGACTTGATGGTATTGGCAGATTTTGCCTGGGAGTGACCCTTGGATATACAGAATTTTAGAGGTGGAATCCCAGTTTCAGACATGGACACCCAGAGCAGAAGGATGGTTCTTTTCCATAGGACAGAAAGCACTGAGCCCAAGTATTTcaaagggagaggggaggggtggagagggagagggagaagagagtggcagcagctctctggccacagacagaaacaactttcccaggc is part of the Camarhynchus parvulus unplaced genomic scaffold, STF_HiC, whole genome shotgun sequence genome and encodes:
- the LOC115916328 gene encoding olfactory receptor 14J1-like; protein product: MSNSSSIRHFLLLALADTRQLQLLHFCLLLGISLAALLGNGLIISAVACGHHLHTPMFFFLLNLALSDLGSICTTVPKAMHNSLWDTRNISYTGCAAQLFFFLFFIVAEYFLLTIMCYDRYVSICKPLHYGTLLGSRACAHMAAAAWASAFLYSLLHMANTFSLPLCHGNALGQFFCEIPQILKLSCFKSYLRELGLIAVSACLLFGCFVFIVFSYVQIFRAVLRIPSEQGRHKAFSTCLPHLAVLSLFVSTVMFAYLKPPSMSSPSLDLSLSVLYSVVPPALNPLIYSLRNQELKAAVWRLMTGCFQEH